One window from the genome of Nicotiana tomentosiformis chromosome 5, ASM39032v3, whole genome shotgun sequence encodes:
- the LOC104088876 gene encoding protein trichome birefringence-like 33, producing MESPPNSSPFPSSILKKVRLSPFLLILLPFIVLVIILYREEFTSSIFVQLDFRVSSQQHNSTSRIKKSKEKLPFAIGETQEGCDIFSGKWVWDEKKPLYEESECPYITPQLTCQANGRPDKDYQHWRWQPHGCSLPSFNATLLLETLRGKRMLFVGDSLNRGQHHSLICLVNGLIPENAKSMETVGNFDVFTFKNYNATIEFYWAPFLLESNADDAVKHRIYKRVVRNGSIDVHGKYWKGADIIVFNTYLWWRSGYHFNISKGSFDDVKNIVEVSTEDVYRMTMKSMLRWIKENMDLKKTRVFFTSMSPSHEKSTEWGGEANKNCFNETKMIDDPNYWGSDSRKSIMQVIGEEFGKSKVPISFLNITQLSSYRRDAHTSIYKKQWNPLTPEQLANPFSYADCFHWCLPGLPDTWNELLFAKLFYP from the exons ATGGAGTCACCTCCAAATTCTTCTCCTTTTCCCTCTTCTATTCTCAAAAAAGTTCGTCTTTCTCCATTTCTGTTAATATTATTACCCTTTATTGTTCTTGTCATTATTCTCTACAGAGAAGAATTCACGAGTAGCATTTTTGTTCAGCTTGACTTTAGAGTTTCCAGCCAACAACACAATTCTACCTCAAGAATAA AGAAGAGCAAAGAAAAGTTACCATTTGCAATAGGAGAGACACAGGAAGGATGCGATATTTTCAGTGGAAAATGGGTTTGGGACGAGAAAAAGCCTTTGTATGAAGAATCAGAGTGTCCGTACATAACGCCACAATTGACTTGTCAAGCAAATGGCAGGCCAGATAAAGACTATCAACATTGGAGATGGCAACCTCATGGTTGCTCTCTCCCGAG TTTCAATGCGACATTATTGCTGGAAACACTTCGGGGGAAGAGGATGTTGTTCGTAGGCGATTCCTTGAATAGAGGACAACATCATTCTTTGATTTGTCTTGTCAATGGACTCATTCCAGAGAATGCTAAATCCATGGAAACTGTTGGTAATTTTGATGTTTTTACCTTTAAG AATTATAATGCAACAATTGAGTTCTACTGGGCACCGTTTCTGCTGGAATCAAATGCTGATGATGCAGTTAAACATAGAATCTATAAAAGAGTTGTTCGAAATGGTTCAATTGATGTACATGGGAAATATTGGAAAGGGGCTGATATAATTGTGTTCAATACTTACCTTTGGTGGAGGAGTGGCTACCATTTTAATATTTC GAAAGGGTCTTTTGATGACGTAAAAAATATAGTGGAGGTATCCACAGAGGATGTGTATCGCATGACAATGAAGAGTATGTTGAGATGGATTAAAGAGAATATGGATTTAAAGAAAACCAGAGTCTTTTTCACTAGCATGTCACCTTCTCATGAAAA GAGCACAGAATGGGGAGGCGAAGCAAATAAGAATTGTTTCAATGAAACTAAAATGATAGATGATCCAAATTACTGGGGATCAGATAGTAGAAAAAGCATAATGCAAGTGATTGGTGAAGAATTTGGTAAATCCAAAGTGCCCATCTCATTTCTCAACATTACACAGCTCTCAAGTTACAGAAGAGATGCACATACATCAATTTACAAGAAGCAATGGAATCCATTAACACCAGAGCAACTAGCAAATCCATTTAGCTATGCTGATTGTTTCCATTGGTGTTTGCCTGGACTTCCAGATACTTGGAATGAGCTTTTATTCGCCAAGCTTTTCTATCCTTGA